Proteins from a genomic interval of Shewanella seohaensis:
- the sdhA gene encoding succinate dehydrogenase flavoprotein subunit — MSIPVREFDAVVIGAGGAGMRAALQISKEGKSCALLSKVFPTRSHTVSAQGGITVALGNAHEDHWEQHMYDTVKGSDFIGDQDAIEFMCQTGPEAIIELEHMGLPFSRFENGKIYQRPFGGQSKNFGGEQAARTAAAADRTGHALLHCLYQQNVKHKTQVFSEWYALDLVKNEDGAIVGCTAIEIETGEIVYFKAKATVLATGGAGRIYASTTNAHINTGDGVGMAMRAGVQMQDMEMWQFHPTGIAGAGVLVTEGCRGEGGYLLNKDGERFMERYAPNAKDLASRDVVARSMMTEIREGRGLDGPLGPHCLLKLDHLGKETLEARLPGVCELSRTFAHIDPADGPIPVLPTCHYMMGGLPAKVSGQVIRKNEDGSEQDVVGLFAVGEIACVSVHGANRLGGNSLLDLVVFGRAAGQHLGKALDETADPKDATDAEIQATLARLNRWESNKSGEDPAQIRKDLQLCMQLNFSVFRRGDAMAEGLEQLKAIRKRLENAKLSDNSREFNTQRIECLELDNLMATAIATAYAANFRKESRGAHSREDYLERDDDNWLCHTLFDPVTETMDRRAVNMAPKLREAFPPKKRTY; from the coding sequence GTGAGTATTCCAGTTCGTGAATTTGATGCTGTAGTGATTGGCGCCGGTGGCGCGGGTATGCGAGCTGCACTACAGATTTCTAAAGAAGGTAAGAGCTGCGCGCTGTTATCTAAAGTATTTCCAACGCGTTCTCATACCGTTTCAGCCCAGGGTGGTATTACCGTAGCCCTAGGAAACGCCCATGAAGACCATTGGGAACAACACATGTACGATACGGTAAAAGGTTCCGACTTTATCGGTGACCAAGACGCTATCGAATTTATGTGTCAAACCGGTCCAGAAGCCATTATCGAGCTTGAGCATATGGGTCTACCATTCTCTCGTTTCGAAAACGGTAAGATCTATCAGCGTCCTTTTGGCGGCCAGTCTAAAAACTTCGGTGGCGAGCAAGCAGCTCGTACCGCTGCTGCGGCCGACCGTACTGGTCACGCGCTACTCCACTGCCTATACCAGCAGAACGTTAAGCATAAGACCCAAGTCTTCTCTGAGTGGTACGCACTGGATCTCGTGAAAAACGAAGATGGTGCTATCGTTGGCTGTACTGCAATCGAAATCGAAACCGGTGAGATTGTTTACTTCAAAGCCAAAGCCACTGTACTCGCGACAGGTGGTGCTGGCCGTATCTACGCCTCTACCACTAACGCTCACATCAACACGGGTGACGGCGTCGGTATGGCGATGCGCGCTGGTGTGCAGATGCAAGATATGGAAATGTGGCAGTTCCACCCAACCGGTATCGCCGGCGCGGGTGTACTGGTCACTGAAGGCTGTCGTGGTGAAGGCGGATATCTGCTAAACAAAGACGGCGAGCGTTTCATGGAGCGTTATGCGCCAAACGCGAAAGACTTAGCATCGCGTGACGTGGTTGCACGTTCTATGATGACTGAAATTCGTGAAGGTCGTGGTCTCGATGGCCCATTAGGTCCTCACTGCTTGCTGAAACTTGATCACTTAGGTAAAGAGACCCTCGAAGCACGTCTACCTGGCGTATGTGAACTGTCTCGTACCTTCGCGCATATCGATCCGGCCGATGGCCCAATCCCTGTTCTGCCAACCTGTCACTATATGATGGGTGGTCTACCTGCTAAGGTGAGCGGTCAGGTGATTCGTAAGAATGAAGACGGCAGCGAGCAAGATGTGGTTGGTTTATTCGCCGTAGGCGAAATTGCCTGTGTATCGGTACACGGTGCCAACCGTTTAGGTGGTAACTCGCTACTTGACTTAGTGGTCTTTGGCCGCGCAGCGGGTCAACACTTGGGTAAGGCACTGGATGAGACTGCTGATCCTAAAGATGCTACCGATGCGGAAATTCAAGCGACTTTAGCACGCTTAAACCGCTGGGAAAGCAACAAGTCTGGCGAAGACCCAGCGCAAATCCGTAAAGATTTACAACTTTGCATGCAATTAAACTTCTCTGTATTCCGCCGTGGCGATGCAATGGCAGAAGGTTTAGAGCAGTTAAAAGCTATCCGTAAGCGTTTAGAAAATGCCAAATTGTCTGATAACTCTCGTGAATTCAACACTCAACGTATTGAATGTTTAGAGTTAGACAACCTGATGGCAACGGCCATCGCCACGGCTTACGCGGCTAACTTCCGTAAAGAGAGTCGTGGGGCGCACTCACGCGAAGACTATTTAGAGCGTGATGATGATAACTGGTTATGTCACACCCTGTTTGACCCTGTGACTGAAACCATGGACCGTCGTGCTGTGAATATGGCGCCTAAGTTACGTGAAGCATTCCCGCCGAAGAAACGTACCTACTAG
- a CDS encoding succinate dehydrogenase iron-sulfur subunit, which produces MKLEFAVYRYNPDVDTKPYMQDYSLEVAEGSDMMVLDALIKLKEQDPTLAFRRSCREGVCGSDGVNMNGKNGLACITPISTFKGKKLEIRPLPGMPVVRDLVVDLTQFYKQYEKIKPFLINDEKTPAREHLQSPEERAHLDGLYECIMCACCSTACPSFWWNPDKFVGPSGLLHAYRFLIDSRDTATEERLSELDDAYSVFRCHGIMNCVDVCPKGLNPTKAIGHIKSMLLKRAV; this is translated from the coding sequence ATGAAATTGGAATTTGCAGTTTATCGTTACAATCCTGATGTAGATACAAAACCTTACATGCAGGATTACAGCCTTGAAGTGGCTGAAGGCTCTGACATGATGGTGCTTGATGCACTGATCAAGTTAAAAGAACAGGACCCAACGTTGGCGTTCCGTCGCTCATGCCGTGAAGGTGTATGTGGTAGTGATGGCGTGAACATGAATGGTAAGAATGGTCTGGCTTGTATTACGCCTATTTCTACCTTCAAAGGTAAGAAACTGGAAATACGTCCACTGCCGGGTATGCCTGTTGTGCGTGACTTAGTGGTTGATTTAACTCAGTTCTACAAGCAGTATGAGAAGATCAAACCGTTCCTGATCAACGATGAAAAGACGCCAGCTCGTGAGCATCTGCAATCGCCAGAAGAGCGTGCGCACTTAGATGGTCTTTATGAGTGTATCATGTGTGCGTGTTGTTCAACGGCTTGTCCATCATTCTGGTGGAACCCAGACAAGTTTGTCGGACCAAGCGGCCTGTTGCATGCTTATCGTTTCTTGATCGATAGCCGCGATACCGCGACCGAAGAGCGTCTTTCTGAGCTTGACGATGCATACAGCGTATTCCGTTGCCATGGCATCATGAACTGTGTTGATGTGTGTCCGAAAGGACTCAACCCGACGAAAGCAATTGGACACATTAAGTCAATGCTACTTAAGCGAGCTGTGTAA